From the Hyphomicrobium sp. ghe19 genome, one window contains:
- a CDS encoding glucan ABC transporter ATP-binding protein/ permease, which yields MNSKPLGLIAIYTRALALLAPEKYLAMGLAAAGVVIAVTQLAEPILFGRVVDALSKGESAFFYIGLWALLGLFGIFAGVIVGINADRLAHRQKMAHLASIFEKTIALPQSSHATRGSGATIRTILSGMSALFWLWLGVMREQLATVFGIILLVPTAFAMDVRMSVILVTLAAVYTLMHVVVVKRTAVGQAAVEEHETALSSRVVDVIGNVTVVQSYGRLKAEADALRGLARDLLAAQYPVLTWWGVLTVLQRSAATLTMVIIFSAGAVLAGRGELTVGEIVSFVAFAGLLISKLDALSGFAVRIDQQAPTLTALFRLIDEAGAPVDAPSAQPLRTVEGAVTFDDVSFRYEGASQGISDLSFAVKAGETIAFVGPTGSGKSTTIGLLQRFLKPKSGRILVDNQDIAGVTLQSLRGAIAVVFQDAGLFNRSIGENIRIGRPGATDAEVEHASRLAEAHDFIMRKPGGYDFVIGERGLSLSGGERQRIAIARAILKDAPILILDEATSALDSETEAKIKRALDTLRAGRTTFVIAHRLSTVADADQILVLDQGKIVERGQFVELAESGGLFSRLVAEGGFTVPKTTEKPREPIV from the coding sequence ATGAATTCGAAGCCGCTTGGCCTTATTGCAATCTATACGCGCGCGCTCGCTCTTTTAGCTCCCGAAAAATACCTCGCCATGGGGCTCGCAGCAGCAGGCGTGGTGATCGCGGTTACACAACTTGCCGAACCGATCCTGTTCGGGCGGGTTGTGGATGCCCTGAGCAAAGGCGAAAGCGCATTCTTCTACATTGGACTTTGGGCGCTCCTCGGTCTTTTCGGGATCTTCGCCGGTGTCATCGTCGGGATAAACGCTGACCGCCTCGCGCATCGCCAGAAGATGGCTCATCTCGCAAGCATTTTCGAAAAAACGATCGCGTTGCCCCAAAGTTCACATGCCACTCGGGGGTCGGGGGCGACCATACGGACGATCCTTTCCGGAATGAGTGCGCTGTTTTGGCTCTGGCTCGGCGTCATGCGCGAGCAGCTCGCGACGGTTTTCGGCATCATCCTGCTTGTGCCGACAGCGTTCGCAATGGACGTCCGGATGTCGGTCATTCTGGTGACGCTCGCGGCCGTTTACACGCTGATGCACGTGGTCGTCGTCAAGCGTACAGCCGTTGGCCAAGCGGCCGTCGAGGAGCACGAAACCGCGCTTTCCAGCCGCGTCGTCGACGTCATCGGCAACGTGACCGTGGTGCAGAGTTATGGGCGTCTCAAGGCCGAAGCCGATGCGCTCAGAGGATTGGCGAGGGATCTTCTTGCCGCTCAATACCCGGTGTTGACGTGGTGGGGCGTGCTGACCGTCCTGCAGCGCTCGGCCGCGACCTTGACGATGGTCATCATCTTCTCCGCTGGCGCGGTCCTGGCCGGGCGCGGTGAGCTGACCGTCGGCGAGATCGTCAGCTTCGTCGCCTTCGCGGGGCTGTTGATATCGAAGCTCGATGCGCTGTCGGGGTTTGCTGTGCGGATCGATCAGCAGGCTCCGACGCTCACGGCGTTGTTCCGGCTCATCGATGAAGCTGGCGCGCCTGTCGATGCGCCCAGCGCCCAACCGCTTCGTACCGTCGAAGGCGCGGTCACGTTCGATGATGTGAGCTTTCGCTACGAGGGCGCATCGCAGGGCATCAGCGATCTTTCGTTCGCAGTGAAGGCCGGGGAAACGATTGCGTTCGTCGGCCCCACGGGATCGGGCAAGTCGACCACGATCGGCTTGTTGCAACGTTTCCTGAAGCCAAAATCCGGGCGCATCCTGGTCGACAATCAGGATATCGCCGGGGTTACGCTGCAATCGCTCCGAGGCGCGATTGCCGTCGTTTTTCAGGACGCGGGACTTTTCAATCGTTCGATCGGCGAAAACATCCGCATCGGCCGGCCCGGTGCGACGGATGCGGAAGTCGAGCACGCGAGCCGTCTCGCCGAAGCGCACGATTTCATCATGCGGAAGCCCGGTGGATATGACTTCGTGATAGGGGAACGCGGCTTGTCCCTATCGGGCGGCGAACGTCAGCGCATCGCAATTGCGCGCGCCATTCTGAAGGATGCGCCGATCCTCATTCTCGATGAGGCGACGAGCGCGCTTGATTCAGAGACGGAAGCCAAGATCAAGCGGGCACTCGATACGCTGCGCGCGGGCCGCACAACGTTCGTCATCGCGCATCGGCTCTCGACCGTTGCTGATGCTGATCAGATCCTGGTGCTCGATCAGGGGAAAATCGTGGAGCGCGGGCAGTTCGTCGAACTCGCGGAAAGCGGCGGCCTCTTCTCGCGTCTCGTCGCCGAGGGCGGGTTCACCGTTCCGAAGACGACAGAGAAACCACGCGAGCCGATCGTTTAG
- a CDS encoding RibD family protein: protein MTSGKIRNEGSVTSSGGKLAETAGGTQSIFNPIVNAPADRPFVIAQLGQSLDGRIATASGDSRGINGAAALDHLHRLRSKVDAVVVGIGTIIADDPQLTVRRVDGPQPVRVIIDPRGRLQASARCLATGESDCIVVTSSEQLVPKGAEGLVIKAAAPRIEPADIVEALFKRGLKKILVEGGGTTISHFINAGMVDRIHILAAPLILGSGIPGLSLLPIGSVDEALRPETAVHVLDGGDVLFDCDLRHQRRG, encoded by the coding sequence ATGACATCCGGCAAAATTAGAAATGAAGGTTCTGTAACCAGCAGCGGCGGCAAATTGGCCGAGACTGCCGGGGGGACGCAGTCGATTTTCAATCCCATCGTCAATGCGCCGGCGGACCGGCCGTTCGTCATCGCGCAGCTGGGCCAATCCCTCGACGGACGAATTGCGACGGCGAGTGGCGACTCGCGCGGGATTAACGGCGCAGCCGCCCTGGATCACCTGCATCGGCTGCGGTCCAAGGTCGATGCCGTCGTCGTCGGGATCGGAACGATCATAGCCGACGATCCGCAGCTGACCGTCAGGCGCGTCGACGGTCCGCAACCGGTCCGCGTCATCATCGATCCGAGAGGACGCCTTCAGGCGTCTGCACGCTGCCTCGCGACGGGAGAAAGCGACTGCATCGTCGTGACGAGCAGCGAGCAGCTCGTGCCGAAAGGCGCCGAAGGGCTCGTAATAAAAGCCGCCGCGCCGCGGATCGAGCCCGCCGACATCGTCGAAGCGCTTTTCAAGCGAGGGCTTAAAAAAATCCTGGTGGAGGGCGGGGGAACGACGATCTCGCATTTCATCAATGCCGGAATGGTGGACAGGATTCACATCCTCGCTGCTCCGCTGATCCTGGGTTCCGGAATTCCCGGACTGTCACTATTGCCGATCGGCAGCGTCGACGAAGCGTTAAGGCCGGAAACGGCAGTGCATGTTCTTGACGGCGGCGATGTGCTGTTCGATTGTGATTTGAGGCATCAGCGGCGAGGCTAG
- a CDS encoding FkbM family methyltransferase translates to MASPALAGVFRSLRIYLGPEAPRSAMDALYRRFVEPGDLVFDVGAHVGDRVASFRRLGARVIAIEPQPLLFSALTHIHGRDPLVEIIDRAVGAEAGTRELFVNTANPTVSTLSEEFVHQAEGAKGWEGQIWDGQIPIEVVTLDGLIARYGSPSFVKIDVEGFEDAVLRGLSRPIKALSFEFTTIARDVAMACFDRMSTLGDYGYNVALGENQTLSFDRWLSDAEMAGYLSNLPHDANSGDIYAVLQP, encoded by the coding sequence ATGGCGTCACCGGCTCTCGCAGGCGTATTCCGGTCGCTGCGGATCTATCTCGGACCTGAGGCCCCACGCAGCGCCATGGACGCGCTCTATCGCCGTTTCGTCGAACCGGGCGATCTCGTGTTCGATGTCGGCGCGCATGTTGGTGATCGCGTTGCCTCATTTCGCCGACTCGGTGCCCGCGTCATCGCGATCGAGCCGCAACCGCTGCTCTTCTCCGCGCTAACCCACATCCACGGGCGAGACCCATTGGTCGAGATCATCGACCGTGCGGTCGGCGCAGAAGCAGGCACCCGCGAGCTATTCGTCAACACGGCAAATCCGACCGTCTCCACGCTGTCTGAAGAGTTCGTCCACCAGGCAGAGGGCGCAAAGGGCTGGGAAGGCCAGATATGGGACGGGCAAATCCCGATCGAGGTCGTGACGCTCGACGGCCTCATCGCGCGCTACGGATCGCCGTCGTTCGTCAAGATAGACGTCGAAGGCTTCGAAGACGCGGTGCTGCGCGGACTGTCGCGGCCGATAAAGGCTCTGTCCTTCGAGTTCACGACGATTGCACGCGATGTCGCAATGGCCTGCTTCGACCGGATGTCGACGCTCGGTGACTATGGCTACAACGTCGCGCTGGGCGAAAATCAGACTTTGTCATTCGATCGCTGGCTTTCTGATGCAGAGATGGCTGGCTATCTCAGCAATCTGCCGCACGACGCGAACTCAGGTGACATCTATGCGGTGCTTCAGCCGTGA
- a CDS encoding zinc-binding alcohol dehydrogenase produces the protein MSDPQSSFDSNAQRLRRSQGQIVVARALWYVKPGIAEVRPERLSPPSPGEARIATEYSAISRGTERMVALGEIPRSEWARMRAPLQAGDFSFPVKYGYSATGIVTAGSERLAGKRAFVLHPHQDHFHAPEALLAILPENVPSRRAVLAANMETALNAHWDAGTTLGDRVLVVGAGIVGLLTAHLASRISGTDVTITDINPARAKYAEKLGIKFVSNTDVPAGNRIVFHASATSAGLETAINACAFEGSVIEMSWYGTNSVTVNLGGAFHSRRLKIISSQVGHVAPLHRHQLKHKDRLERAIAMLDDDRLDALVADAVNFEDLPSALPKIWSSSDLPPIVRY, from the coding sequence ATGAGTGACCCGCAGAGCAGCTTCGACTCCAATGCCCAGCGCTTAAGGCGCAGCCAAGGCCAGATCGTGGTTGCCCGAGCCCTCTGGTACGTCAAACCCGGCATTGCGGAAGTTCGACCCGAACGCCTCTCTCCGCCTTCACCGGGTGAAGCACGCATCGCGACGGAGTATTCCGCAATCAGCCGCGGCACCGAACGCATGGTCGCGCTTGGCGAAATCCCTCGAAGCGAATGGGCACGAATGCGTGCCCCGTTGCAAGCCGGAGATTTCTCCTTTCCCGTCAAATACGGCTATTCCGCGACAGGCATCGTGACGGCGGGTTCCGAGAGATTGGCGGGCAAACGCGCTTTCGTGTTGCACCCGCATCAGGATCATTTTCACGCTCCGGAAGCGCTGCTCGCGATCCTCCCGGAGAACGTGCCATCGCGTCGCGCCGTGCTCGCGGCCAATATGGAGACCGCACTCAACGCCCATTGGGATGCGGGGACTACGCTCGGCGACCGTGTTCTCGTGGTCGGCGCCGGCATCGTCGGATTGCTGACCGCGCATCTCGCGAGCCGAATTTCGGGAACGGACGTCACGATCACCGACATCAATCCGGCGCGGGCGAAATACGCGGAGAAGCTCGGGATCAAGTTCGTGTCCAACACGGACGTCCCCGCCGGCAACCGCATCGTGTTTCACGCGAGCGCCACGTCAGCTGGCCTCGAGACGGCGATCAACGCTTGCGCCTTCGAGGGCAGCGTGATCGAGATGAGCTGGTATGGGACAAACTCCGTGACCGTGAACCTCGGCGGCGCGTTCCACAGTCGCCGCCTCAAGATCATCTCATCGCAGGTGGGGCACGTGGCACCTCTCCACCGCCACCAACTGAAACACAAAGACCGCCTCGAACGGGCGATTGCCATGCTCGACGACGACCGTCTAGATGCGCTCGTCGCCGATGCCGTCAATTTCGAGGATCTGCCCTCGGCGCTTCCGAAAATCTGGTCATCGTCCGACCTTCCGCCCATCGTCCGCTATTAA
- the mdoH gene encoding glucans biosynthesis glucosyltransferase MdoH, which translates to MTIGAEHDGVSDINRTIVVEAPSLTTPAGLDAIATLNKRRRVVLFLNLATWLLIVLVAGVIFTSGGWTVVGITMVICLALGAPWPVLGFWNAVIGLWQLHGTRRKTHAEPYYETKGDQSPLTVNTAVLMTLRNEDPARALLRLKTVKASLDRMAEAGRFSYFVLSDSDQGEIIQREEAEVAAWKQADPDPDRIIYRRRIGNSGFKAGNVREFALRWGSNYEFMLPLDADSLMTGEAIVTLVRIMEKHPRIGILQSLVVGTPSSSAFARIFQFGMRLGMRTYTMGQAWWVGDCGPFWGHNALVRVAPFVEHCAMKGLLKSETILSHDQVEAVLMRKAGYEVRVLPVETGSYEDNPPDALEFMRRDARWCQGNMQYLRLIGMPGIEPVSRFQLIWAILMFLGVPAWTLLAAILPLAVLSAERQNDFPWFAVETIYGLLLLMHLAPKLAGIADAILTPGEINRFGGRLRFASSAIIEILFSLVLGAVTTIRTSIFMFGLLFGRTIVWNGQRRDGGGVTWGDALRWLWPQLLFGVLLYVAIALVSPAALLWSLPLTAGYGLAVPFVVFTASPAVGRFFRRHGIAGIPEDFAPPAEIRAVQAGS; encoded by the coding sequence ATGACGATCGGTGCCGAGCACGACGGGGTGTCGGACATTAACAGAACGATTGTCGTCGAGGCCCCAAGCCTTACGACTCCCGCAGGCCTGGACGCAATAGCCACGCTGAACAAGCGGCGGCGCGTTGTCCTCTTTCTCAATCTAGCGACGTGGCTTCTCATCGTGCTCGTCGCCGGCGTGATTTTCACGAGCGGGGGCTGGACTGTCGTCGGCATCACGATGGTCATTTGCTTGGCACTCGGCGCACCCTGGCCGGTTCTTGGTTTCTGGAATGCTGTCATCGGCCTGTGGCAGCTTCATGGGACAAGAAGGAAAACGCACGCCGAGCCGTATTACGAAACGAAGGGCGATCAGTCGCCCCTTACGGTTAATACCGCAGTCTTGATGACGTTGCGTAACGAGGACCCGGCGCGTGCGCTGCTGCGTCTGAAAACCGTGAAGGCAAGTCTCGATCGGATGGCGGAGGCAGGTCGCTTCTCCTACTTCGTGCTGAGCGACAGCGATCAGGGTGAGATCATCCAGCGCGAAGAAGCGGAAGTTGCGGCGTGGAAGCAAGCCGACCCGGATCCCGACCGCATCATCTATCGCCGGCGAATCGGCAATTCGGGTTTCAAAGCCGGCAACGTTCGCGAGTTCGCCTTGCGCTGGGGTTCCAATTACGAGTTCATGCTGCCGCTCGATGCGGATAGTCTGATGACGGGCGAGGCCATCGTTACCCTCGTGCGCATCATGGAGAAGCATCCTCGCATCGGCATTCTGCAAAGCCTTGTCGTCGGCACGCCGTCGTCGTCGGCGTTCGCGCGCATTTTCCAGTTCGGCATGCGGCTCGGTATGCGGACTTACACGATGGGCCAGGCCTGGTGGGTGGGAGACTGCGGACCGTTCTGGGGCCACAACGCGCTTGTTCGCGTCGCGCCCTTCGTCGAGCATTGCGCAATGAAGGGTCTGTTGAAGAGCGAGACGATCTTATCGCACGATCAGGTCGAAGCCGTTCTCATGCGCAAGGCGGGCTACGAGGTGCGCGTGCTGCCGGTCGAAACGGGCTCCTACGAGGACAATCCGCCCGACGCGCTCGAATTCATGCGCCGTGACGCGCGCTGGTGTCAGGGCAACATGCAATATTTGAGATTGATCGGAATGCCCGGCATCGAGCCGGTGAGCCGCTTTCAACTCATTTGGGCGATTCTGATGTTTCTTGGCGTTCCGGCATGGACGCTGCTCGCCGCCATCCTGCCGCTCGCCGTGCTGAGCGCGGAACGACAGAACGATTTCCCCTGGTTTGCCGTCGAGACGATATACGGCCTCCTTTTGTTGATGCATCTCGCACCGAAGCTTGCGGGCATAGCGGACGCCATCCTGACGCCGGGCGAGATCAACCGCTTCGGCGGTCGGCTGAGATTTGCGTCGAGCGCGATCATCGAGATTTTGTTCTCGCTCGTTCTCGGCGCGGTGACCACGATACGAACATCGATTTTCATGTTCGGGTTATTGTTCGGCAGAACGATCGTCTGGAACGGCCAGCGCCGCGACGGCGGCGGCGTGACATGGGGCGACGCCCTCCGATGGCTTTGGCCGCAACTTCTCTTCGGCGTGCTGCTCTACGTGGCCATCGCGCTTGTTTCCCCCGCCGCGCTGCTTTGGAGTTTGCCGCTGACGGCGGGTTACGGGCTTGCGGTTCCCTTCGTCGTTTTCACCGCGAGCCCCGCCGTTGGGCGCTTTTTCCGCCGTCATGGCATAGCGGGGATCCCTGAGGACTTCGCGCCACCCGCCGAAATCCGAGCCGTTCAGGCGGGGAGCTGA
- a CDS encoding cytochrome b: MAQDPKYDLPTYTPTARGLHWLIALLVFIQLPLGFYMAYRGNEMPGVNEKGEPVKGVWDALTNTMYSSHKVIGLTILLFVILRLLYRLTRGAPRSDPTVPPALTGVSHLVHWSLYALLIAVPVIGYTAISYGGYLDVFGVHLPAIAQKNEDLSKEVFEWHETGAVLIVVFATIHIAAAVYHRFIRRDRVVERMIPKRAA, encoded by the coding sequence ATGGCTCAAGATCCCAAGTACGATCTCCCGACGTACACGCCGACTGCTCGCGGCCTGCATTGGCTGATAGCTTTGCTCGTTTTCATTCAGCTACCGCTCGGCTTTTACATGGCCTACCGGGGCAACGAGATGCCCGGCGTCAATGAAAAGGGCGAACCCGTCAAAGGCGTCTGGGACGCGCTGACAAACACAATGTACAGCTCGCATAAGGTCATTGGGCTGACGATATTGCTCTTCGTCATCCTGCGCCTGCTCTATCGTTTGACCCGTGGGGCGCCGCGATCCGATCCGACTGTTCCTCCGGCGCTTACGGGCGTCAGCCATCTTGTCCATTGGAGTCTTTACGCGCTGCTGATCGCGGTTCCGGTCATCGGCTACACGGCGATTTCCTACGGCGGCTACCTTGACGTCTTCGGGGTCCACCTTCCGGCCATCGCCCAAAAGAACGAAGACCTGTCAAAGGAAGTCTTCGAGTGGCATGAGACCGGCGCAGTCTTGATCGTCGTGTTCGCTACGATCCATATCGCAGCGGCCGTCTATCATCGGTTTATTCGCAGGGACCGTGTCGTCGAGCGAATGATCCCGAAGCGGGCAGCCTGA
- a CDS encoding 6-carboxytetrahydropterin synthase has product MYSVEVRDRIMIAHSLPNPFFGPAQNLHGATFVVDVAFFREKLTEQNVVVDIGAALSVLGTTLQPLAYQNLDVLPQFKGALTTTEFLCKYIFDSIAKAAASGALGEDGKTLSRIRVTLSETDLARASYEGSIGG; this is encoded by the coding sequence ATGTACTCCGTCGAAGTTCGCGACCGCATCATGATCGCCCATTCGCTGCCCAATCCCTTTTTCGGACCGGCGCAGAACCTTCACGGTGCGACCTTCGTCGTCGACGTTGCGTTCTTTCGTGAGAAGCTGACCGAGCAGAACGTCGTCGTCGATATCGGCGCGGCTTTGAGCGTGCTCGGCACGACGCTGCAACCGCTCGCCTATCAGAACCTCGACGTACTGCCGCAATTCAAGGGCGCCCTGACCACGACGGAATTTCTCTGCAAATATATTTTCGACAGCATAGCAAAGGCTGCCGCTTCGGGTGCACTTGGCGAGGACGGAAAAACGCTTTCACGAATTCGCGTAACGCTGTCGGAAACCGACTTGGCGCGCGCAAGCTACGAGGGGTCTATCGGTGGCTGA
- a CDS encoding GTP cyclohydrolase II, giving the protein MKSGTLTSVKLPADWSVETILPIEFQGQELMLEAHAYRGETDEEQILALVHRDAAKFNGSAPIPVVRVHSGCVTGDIFHSLRCDCYQQLQAALKIISDVPYGAIIYVPYHEGRGIGLFKKIQAYALQDQGLDTVEANIEVGAPIDSRDYGLTARVLADLEMPEIKLLSNNPAKEQALKSHGIRVVERLPIVALPNKFNERYLETKRARMAHKL; this is encoded by the coding sequence ATGAAGTCGGGTACCTTGACGTCTGTAAAACTGCCAGCGGACTGGTCGGTGGAAACCATTCTCCCGATCGAGTTCCAGGGGCAAGAGCTGATGCTCGAAGCCCATGCCTATCGCGGAGAGACCGATGAAGAGCAGATTTTGGCGCTCGTGCATCGCGATGCCGCCAAGTTCAACGGTTCAGCGCCGATCCCAGTCGTTCGCGTTCATTCCGGCTGTGTGACGGGCGACATCTTCCACTCGCTGCGCTGCGACTGCTACCAGCAGCTCCAAGCCGCTTTGAAGATCATCAGCGACGTCCCTTATGGCGCGATTATTTACGTGCCGTACCACGAAGGTCGCGGCATCGGCCTGTTCAAGAAAATCCAGGCTTATGCGTTGCAGGACCAGGGGCTCGACACCGTCGAAGCCAACATCGAGGTCGGCGCGCCGATCGATAGCCGCGATTATGGCCTGACCGCGCGCGTGCTAGCTGACCTTGAAATGCCGGAGATCAAGCTCCTGTCGAACAACCCGGCAAAGGAGCAGGCGCTCAAATCGCACGGCATCCGCGTCGTCGAGCGGCTGCCGATCGTCGCTCTGCCGAACAAGTTCAACGAGCGCTATCTCGAAACGAAGCGCGCCCGCATGGCTCACAAACTCTAG
- a CDS encoding class I SAM-dependent methyltransferase, with protein sequence MSDFSPEWLDLREAADARARNAGVANAVAARFALRGDLRILDLGAGTGANLRATSALLPERQTWTLVDHDPALLDVAKAKLIKWSDRHEEAGETLQLEKGRLRITVAFKTADLARDTQMLLDEKPQLVTASAFFDLTSEDYIRTLAKAVAAVGASFYATLTYNGLQKWTPHRPADNQMTAAFQRHQMRDKGFGPAAGPLAGSHLVDQFRINGHVVVEGDSPWRLERNDRMLIDELIRGHAVAVTESGGVDAKSVVGWVNVTRTAAFVGHTDVFAAPP encoded by the coding sequence GTGAGCGATTTCTCACCCGAATGGCTCGACCTGCGCGAAGCCGCAGACGCGCGCGCGCGCAATGCGGGCGTTGCCAATGCTGTGGCAGCACGCTTTGCGCTCCGAGGCGATCTCCGCATTCTCGATTTGGGAGCCGGCACTGGCGCTAATCTCAGGGCGACGTCGGCTTTGCTGCCCGAGCGGCAGACATGGACGCTCGTCGATCACGACCCCGCATTATTAGACGTGGCGAAAGCAAAGCTCATCAAATGGTCGGACCGGCACGAGGAAGCCGGCGAGACGCTTCAGCTCGAAAAAGGGCGTCTCAGGATCACAGTCGCCTTCAAGACCGCCGATCTCGCCCGCGACACGCAAATGCTTCTCGATGAGAAGCCTCAGCTCGTCACAGCGTCGGCCTTCTTCGATCTGACGTCGGAAGACTACATACGGACGTTGGCGAAAGCCGTCGCTGCTGTCGGCGCGTCGTTTTATGCGACGCTGACCTACAACGGCCTTCAAAAGTGGACGCCACACCGGCCCGCCGACAATCAAATGACGGCAGCCTTTCAACGTCACCAGATGCGGGACAAAGGTTTTGGCCCGGCTGCGGGACCGCTCGCGGGTTCGCACCTTGTCGATCAATTCCGCATCAACGGGCACGTCGTCGTCGAGGGGGACAGCCCGTGGCGGCTCGAGCGCAACGACCGGATGCTGATAGACGAATTGATCCGCGGACATGCGGTCGCCGTGACTGAAAGCGGCGGGGTCGACGCCAAGTCGGTTGTCGGTTGGGTGAACGTTACGCGGACTGCAGCGTTTGTCGGACACACCGACGTCTTCGCCGCACCACCCTGA
- a CDS encoding TIGR01459 family HAD-type hydrolase, with amino-acid sequence MSASSPRLGANVPSILAHAGPILTRYHVVFCDVWGVVHNGQTAFDGACRALEKFRDGGGTVIFVTNAPVPKRRVADMLAARKVPANAWDDIVSSGDLALDHVTARGFKALHCIGPQDRDQALFSALRARSVPLAEAEAIICTGLNDDRNETPNDYRPLLDDALAKRLPFVCANPDLVVDVGGTLYYCAGAIADLYVHMGGEVFWAGKPYLNTYETAHQKAEALRNANVERDKILVIGDALRTDLKGAQNYGCDALFIASGIHRHETVEGLDLSATKLSDLFGPGAPPALGAMLELAW; translated from the coding sequence TTGTCAGCATCTTCGCCCCGCCTCGGGGCCAACGTTCCATCGATCTTGGCGCACGCCGGCCCGATCTTGACTCGTTACCACGTGGTTTTCTGCGACGTCTGGGGCGTCGTCCATAACGGGCAAACGGCATTCGATGGGGCCTGCCGGGCGCTTGAAAAATTTCGCGACGGCGGCGGCACGGTTATCTTCGTAACGAATGCGCCGGTTCCCAAGCGGCGCGTTGCCGATATGCTCGCGGCACGAAAGGTTCCGGCGAACGCTTGGGACGATATCGTTTCATCAGGCGATCTTGCACTCGACCATGTGACAGCGCGCGGGTTTAAAGCGCTGCACTGCATCGGCCCTCAGGATCGCGACCAGGCTCTGTTCTCGGCGCTTCGCGCCCGCTCCGTTCCGCTCGCGGAGGCGGAGGCGATCATCTGCACAGGGCTCAACGACGACCGGAACGAGACGCCCAACGATTACCGGCCCCTTCTCGATGACGCGCTCGCAAAGCGCTTGCCGTTCGTTTGCGCAAACCCGGATCTCGTCGTCGATGTCGGCGGAACGCTTTACTATTGCGCCGGCGCGATCGCGGATCTCTACGTCCACATGGGCGGCGAAGTCTTCTGGGCCGGAAAGCCGTATCTCAACACATACGAGACGGCGCATCAAAAGGCGGAAGCGCTTCGGAACGCCAATGTCGAGCGGGACAAGATTCTGGTGATAGGCGATGCGCTACGAACGGACTTGAAGGGCGCGCAGAACTACGGTTGCGACGCGCTCTTCATTGCTTCCGGCATTCATCGCCATGAGACCGTCGAAGGGCTCGATCTCTCGGCAACGAAGCTTAGCGATTTGTTCGGACCGGGTGCGCCGCCCGCCCTCGGCGCCATGCTGGAACTCGCCTGGTAA
- a CDS encoding glycosyltransferase family 4 protein, giving the protein MAEAAFAIPGDLKATTGGYAYDRRVIELLPAFGVPVSVLSLPGSFPNPDANDLDETRRILETRHADSVLLVDGLAYGAFPDTILGKIPGRVIGLVHHPLFLETGLPHARKVELKASEERALQRANHIIVTSRATKRILTENMAIAPDKITIAEPGTDPAQRATGTGAPLQILAVGAVMPRKGYDVLVEALAPLDAIDWRLTIAGALDRHPRAVEAVQSAIAKHGLEDRVTLAGKVVPATLERFYDCADLFVSASLFEGYGMVLAEAMARGLPIVLAAGGAAADTAGEAAALHVEAGNVGQLTSALQRALTDKKLRDRLADAAWEAGRTLPTWHETARRIAAVILGLRP; this is encoded by the coding sequence GTGGCTGAAGCCGCTTTCGCCATACCGGGGGATCTCAAAGCGACGACCGGAGGCTATGCCTACGATCGCCGCGTGATCGAACTGTTGCCGGCGTTCGGCGTTCCGGTATCGGTTCTCTCGCTGCCCGGCTCGTTTCCAAATCCGGATGCGAACGATCTCGATGAAACGCGCCGCATTCTCGAGACGCGGCATGCGGATTCTGTGCTCCTGGTGGACGGCCTCGCCTACGGCGCTTTTCCCGACACGATCCTTGGCAAAATTCCGGGACGCGTCATCGGCCTCGTCCATCATCCGCTGTTTCTTGAAACGGGGCTGCCGCACGCGCGCAAGGTCGAGCTCAAAGCCAGCGAAGAGCGGGCGCTTCAGCGGGCCAACCACATCATCGTGACGAGCCGCGCGACGAAGCGCATTCTGACCGAGAACATGGCGATTGCGCCTGACAAGATCACGATCGCGGAGCCTGGAACAGACCCGGCGCAGCGGGCGACCGGCACCGGCGCGCCGTTGCAGATTCTGGCCGTCGGCGCCGTCATGCCGCGTAAAGGTTATGACGTTCTCGTCGAAGCTTTGGCGCCGCTCGACGCAATAGATTGGAGATTGACGATCGCGGGCGCGCTCGACCGGCATCCGCGGGCCGTCGAGGCAGTTCAAAGCGCGATAGCCAAGCACGGTCTTGAAGATCGCGTTACGCTCGCGGGCAAGGTCGTGCCGGCGACGCTCGAGCGGTTCTACGATTGTGCCGATCTCTTCGTCTCGGCGTCGCTGTTTGAAGGATACGGAATGGTCCTCGCCGAAGCGATGGCTCGCGGCCTGCCGATCGTTCTGGCTGCCGGTGGTGCTGCGGCCGATACGGCGGGCGAAGCCGCGGCGCTTCACGTCGAAGCGGGCAATGTCGGCCAGCTAACCTCGGCACTGCAGCGCGCGTTGACCGATAAGAAGCTTCGCGACCGGCTTGCCGATGCGGCCTGGGAAGCTGGCCGCACCTTGCCGACCTGGCACGAAACAGCGCGGCGCATTGCAGCCGTCATTCTTGGATTACGCCCGTGA